One window from the genome of Streptomyces sp. WZ-12 encodes:
- a CDS encoding response regulator transcription factor yields the protein MRVLVVEDEQYMARVLELGLRRESIAVDVVHDGNTALHRVAVYDYDAVVLDRDLPEVHGDEVCRRIVAMGLDCRILMLTAAGRLGDKVEGLSLGADDYLAKPFDFPELVARLRALYRRSPMAHPPVLTFADLSFDTHRRRVTRAGTEIRLTPKELAVLELLMRAEGGVLSPEYLLDKAWDAHTDPLTNAVRLVVHTLRRKLGEPRLVHTAISAGYYLGTE from the coding sequence ATGCGGGTTTTGGTGGTCGAGGACGAGCAGTACATGGCGCGCGTCCTGGAGCTCGGCCTGCGCCGCGAATCCATCGCCGTCGACGTCGTGCACGACGGCAACACCGCGCTGCACCGCGTCGCCGTCTACGACTACGACGCGGTGGTGCTCGACCGCGATCTGCCCGAGGTCCACGGCGACGAGGTCTGCCGCCGCATCGTCGCCATGGGCCTGGACTGCCGCATCCTGATGCTCACCGCTGCGGGCCGACTCGGCGACAAGGTGGAGGGCCTCAGCCTGGGCGCGGACGACTACCTCGCCAAACCCTTCGACTTCCCCGAACTCGTCGCCCGACTGAGGGCGTTGTACCGACGCAGCCCGATGGCGCACCCACCCGTCCTGACCTTCGCCGACCTCAGCTTCGACACCCATCGCCGCCGCGTGACGCGAGCGGGCACCGAGATCCGCCTCACGCCCAAGGAACTGGCCGTCCTGGAATTGCTGATGCGCGCCGAAGGCGGGGTCCTCAGCCCCGAATACCTGTTGGACAAGGCGTGGGACGCCCACACCGACCCGCTCACCAACGCCGTACGCCTGGTGGTGCACACCCTGCGCAGGAAGCTCGGCGAACCCCGACTCGTGCACACCGCGATCAGCGCGGGCTACTACCTGGGGACCGAGTGA
- a CDS encoding sensor histidine kinase codes for MRFRRGRDRLRTLSIHARLFLGFGGALAACSALMVAIIYVGIRYLPTYDLTTPVKVPPPTSLTPGPTPDTQPPKDLQKGQPLDTSGLIRDKEDVWSTVLLVSIGGVLLVLVVGLGAGWILSRRLLAPLHTINRAAAKASEGDLSYRINAVGPADELKQLADTFDTTLGRLEESFAAHQRFAANASHELLTPLATTRAILQMAGSDPSRDEFAELVPMLRETNERNIRVVQELLQLAVADQAIPDAEPVDLAALAEGVVNATAAEQPDGTDETEGTTGISVTFTTTSTGAAAGSVHGSATLLRQLVINLVDNARTHNVPGGTVQVRVDNRADQVVLEVTNTGPVVAPEVVGRLFEPFYRARPRVASDRTGHGLGLAIVRSIARGHHGTVTAWAQPTGGLRVRVTLPARSRS; via the coding sequence GTGAGGTTCCGCCGGGGCCGCGACCGGCTCCGCACGCTCAGCATCCATGCCAGGCTCTTCCTCGGCTTCGGCGGGGCCCTGGCCGCCTGCTCGGCGCTGATGGTCGCCATCATCTACGTCGGCATCCGCTACCTGCCCACCTACGACCTCACCACCCCCGTCAAGGTGCCGCCCCCAACGTCCCTCACGCCCGGCCCGACCCCAGACACCCAGCCCCCCAAAGACCTGCAGAAGGGCCAGCCGCTCGACACGTCCGGACTGATCCGCGACAAGGAGGACGTCTGGTCGACCGTCCTCCTGGTCTCCATCGGCGGGGTGCTCCTCGTCCTGGTCGTCGGCCTCGGCGCGGGATGGATCCTCTCGCGGCGGCTGCTCGCGCCCCTGCACACCATCAACCGGGCCGCGGCCAAGGCCAGCGAAGGGGACCTGTCGTACCGCATCAACGCCGTAGGCCCGGCAGACGAGTTGAAGCAGTTGGCCGACACCTTCGACACCACCCTGGGTCGCCTGGAAGAGTCCTTCGCCGCCCATCAACGGTTCGCCGCCAACGCCTCGCACGAGCTGCTCACCCCACTCGCCACGACGCGGGCGATCCTCCAGATGGCAGGGTCCGATCCGTCGCGAGACGAGTTCGCCGAGCTGGTGCCGATGCTGCGGGAGACCAACGAGCGCAACATCCGCGTGGTGCAGGAACTGCTCCAGCTCGCGGTGGCGGACCAGGCGATCCCGGACGCGGAACCGGTTGACCTGGCCGCGCTCGCCGAAGGGGTGGTCAACGCCACGGCCGCCGAACAGCCGGACGGCACGGACGAGACGGAAGGGACGACCGGGATCTCCGTCACCTTCACCACCACCTCCACCGGCGCGGCTGCCGGCAGCGTCCACGGCAGTGCCACGCTGCTACGGCAACTCGTCATCAACCTCGTCGACAACGCCCGTACCCACAACGTGCCCGGCGGCACGGTGCAGGTACGGGTCGACAACCGCGCCGACCAGGTCGTTCTGGAAGTCACCAACACCGGGCCGGTGGTGGCCCCGGAGGTGGTGGGCCGCCTGTTCGAGCCCTTCTACCGGGCCCGCCCCCGCGTGGCCAGCGACCGCACCGGACACGGCCTGGGCCTGGCCATCGTGCGGTCCATCGCGCGCGGCCACCACGGCACCGTGACCGCCTGGGCGCAGCCGACCGGCGGGCTGCGCGTACGGGTCACCCTGCCGGCGCGGTCGCGTAGTTGA